A single Malaclemys terrapin pileata isolate rMalTer1 chromosome 3, rMalTer1.hap1, whole genome shotgun sequence DNA region contains:
- the TFB2M gene encoding dimethyladenosine transferase 2, mitochondrial produces the protein MLGALPSPGLTGRRSVLAALGVAAAALRPLLCGLPGCRAPRRGLGQEPRQHPDSRLQLRLPEAAEAARLVLERARSSPPLRRFIACPDLARAVHASLECGPARGPEPVVLECEPGPGVLTRTLLNAGARVVALESDRAFLPDLQSLENSLRGQLEVVYCDFFRLDPLGCGSMKPPAMYSEKLFENLGILTVPWTADVPVKIIGFLPQKKERNTLWKLIFVMYERSSIYRYGRIELNMFVSEKEYKVLTAKPGELRSYQALSVLWQTACEIQLLHMEPWSSFLTNSKTRGLAIPKSTLLPNDHLCLVRMTPRRNLFTGGMTTTNSSTFILMVKQCLAKRKSKLIDRLNSWSPGSGSKLLRELEIPENIITGNLYPEEYRRLFEAMEHSKEFSQSWLYDEVLENNRNINF, from the exons ATGCTGGGCGCGTTGCCGTCTCCGGggctcaccgggcggcgctcggTGCTGGCGGCTCTGGGGGTCGCGGCCGCCGCGCTCAGGCCCTTGCTGTGTGGCCTCCCCGGCTGCCGAGCTCCCCGGCGCGGCCTGGGCCAGGAGCCGCGGCAGCACCCGGACTCCCGGCTCCAGCTGCGGCTCCCGGAGGCGGCCGAGGCGGCGCGGCTGGTCCTGGAGAGGGCCCGGTCCTCCCCGCCATTGCGCAGGTTCATCGCCTGCCCCGACCTGGCCCGCGCCGTGCACGCGAGCCTGGAGTGTGGCCCGGCCCGTGGCCCCGAGCCCGTCGTCCTGGAGTGCGAGCCGG GTCCTGGAGTCTTGACCCGGACACTACTCAATGCAGGTGCCCGAGTGGTAGCTCTGGAGAGTGACAGAGCTTTCCTTCCAGATTTACAG TCTCTGGAGAACAGCCTACGTGGACAATTAGAAGTTGTTTATTGTGACTTCTTCAGATTGGACCCTTTGGGCTGTGGATCTATGAAACCACCTGCTATGTACTCTgagaaactttttgaaaatttgggcatCTTGACAGTTCCTTGGACAGCAG ATGTTCCTGTAAAAATTATTGGATTCCTTCcccaaaaaaaggaaagaaacactCTTTGGAAGCTTATCTTTGTCATGTATGAACGCAGTTCCATATACAGATATGGAAGAATAGAACTGAACATGTTTGTTAGTGAAAAAGAGTACAAG GTATTGACTGCAAAACCAGGTGAACTAAGGAGTTATCAAGCATTAAGTGTGCTATGGCAAACTGCCTGTGAAATTCAGCTTCTCCACATG gaACCTTGGTCTTCATTTTTGACTAATTCAAAAACCAGGGGACTTGCAATACCGAAGAGCACG ctGCTGCCAAACGACCACTTATGTTTAGTACGAATGACCCCACGGAGGAATTTATTTACAGGTGGCATGACAACCACAAATTCATCTACCTTTATTCTTATGGTAAAACAGTGTCTTGCTAAACGCAAGTCTAAACTAATTGATAGACTTAA CTCATGGAGTCCAGGCAGTGGGAGTAAACTGTTAAGAGAGCTAGAAATACCGGAAAACATTATAACAGGCAATTTGTACCCAGAAGAATACAGACGCCTTTTTGAAGCTATGGAACACTCTAAAGAATTTAGTCAAAGCTGGCTCTATGATGAAGTCTTGGAAAATAACAGGAACATAAATTTCTAA